In a single window of the Rhineura floridana isolate rRhiFlo1 chromosome 3, rRhiFlo1.hap2, whole genome shotgun sequence genome:
- the LOC133381950 gene encoding class II histocompatibility antigen, M alpha chain: MGPRRCGWWGPAALAFLWGAAAAKAQEDPVHLFSEVLFCQEDYPFSGLSQTLDDEQLFWFDFLGDAWHPHLPDFQPEVQNRTSKEQIEQQNSICQQVLDILTNFSDTYVMMPEAKGIPQVEIFTLRPLQLGTPNTLICSVTNIFPPSANLTWAHHDQAVTQGVSTPQIYPVQVLDFKLFSYLEVTPQEGDIYSCTVRSPRDKFSTVAFWVPKDPIASELLENILCGVAFGLGILFIITGVVLTLMARAASKTE; encoded by the exons atGGGTCCCCGACGGTGCGGCTGGTGGGGGCCGGCGGCCTTGGCTTTCCTTTGGGGGGCGGCAGCTGCAAAAGCTCAag AGGACCCCGTTCATCTCTTTTCCGAGGTGCTCTTTTGCCAGGAAGACTACCCCTTTTCTGGCCTGTCCCAAACCCTGGATGATGAGCAGCTGTTCTGGTTTGATTTCCTGGGGGACGCCTGGCACCCCCACCTGCCCGATTTCCAGCCGGAGGTGCAGAACCGGACCTCCAAGGAACAAATTGAGCAGCAAAATTCCATCTGCCAACAAGTGCTGGACATCCTCACCAACTTCTCGGACACATATGTGATGATGCCCGAGGCAAAAG GTATCCCTCAGGTGGAGATCTTCACCCTCCGGCCCCTCCAGCTGGGCACGCCCAACACCCTCATCTGCTCTGTGACCAACATCTTCCCGCCCTCGGCTAACCTCACCTGGGCACACCACGACCAGGCAGTGACCCAGGGGGTCTCCACCCCTCAGATCTACCCCGTGCAAGTGCTGGACTTCAAACTCTTCTCCTACTTAGAGGTCACCCCCCAGGAGGGAGACATCTACAGTTGCACTGTCAGGAGTCCCCGGGACAAGTTCAGCACCGTGGCTTTCTGGG TCCCCAAAGATCCCATCGCCTCGGAGCTCCTGGAGAACATCCTGTGTGGTGTCGCTTTCGGACTGGGGATCCTCTTCATCATCACAGGGGTAGTCCTCACTCTCATGGCCCGTGCAGCCAGCAAAACAG AATGA